The proteins below are encoded in one region of Mangifera indica cultivar Alphonso chromosome 7, CATAS_Mindica_2.1, whole genome shotgun sequence:
- the LOC123220087 gene encoding chaperone protein dnaJ 49-like produces the protein MESNKDEALRCFRIAEQAIASENKERALKFIKIARRLNRDLSVDELLAACEKLGSGDSGLKRRIDDGDDKKIKRPLKFDEDLNGERNYGQEDVELIRQIKRKQDYYEILGVERTSTVEQIRKAYRKLSLKVHPDKNKAPGSEEAFKKVSKAFKCLSDDDSRRQYDHVGLFDEFEYNQRHNVRQRRRRTQHDFFYEDFDPDEIFRSFFGQTNMFRSAYVYSNRESRSHQREEFHGPGPNLLVLLQIIPFLLILLLAFLPFSEPSYSLHKNFHYQIPRTTEKYGVEFYVKSLAFDEHFPHGSPARAHVENNVVKDYKTLLWRYCNVELQKRHWNKNLPTPHCNKLENFGLA, from the coding sequence ATGGAGAGTAACAAAGACGAGGCGTTGAGATGTTTTCGTATTGCTGAACAAGCTATTGCTTCTGAAAATAAAGAGCGTGcattgaaatttattaaaattgcgCGACGGCTCAATCGTGATTTATCTGTTGATGAACTTTTGGCTGCTTGTGAGAAGCTTGGTTCTGGTGATTCCGGGTTGAAGAGGCGTattgatgatggtgatgataaGAAAATTAAGCGCCCGTTGAAATTTGATGAGGATTTGAATGGGGAGAGGAATTATGGTCAAGAAGATGTTGAATTGATTAGGCAGATTAAGAGAAAACAAGACTATTATGAGATTCTCGGTGTGGAAAGGACTTCTACAGTAGAGCAGATTAGGAAGGCATATCGAAAATTGTCGTTGAAGGTCCACCCAGATAAGAATAAGGCGCCGGGTTCTGAGGAAGCATTTAAGAAAGTGAGCAAGGCTTTCAAGTGCTTGAGTGATGATGATTCGAGGAGGCAGTATGATCATGTTGGTTTGTTTGATGAATTCGAATATAACCAACGGCATAATGTTAGGCAGAGGAGAAGGAGAACTCagcatgattttttttatgaggATTTTGATCCTGATGAGATATTTAGGTCATTCTTTGGTCAAACAAATATGTTTCGATCAGCATATGTTTATAGTAATAGAGAATCAAGGAGTCATCAAAGAGAGGAGTTTCATGGACCAGGGCCTAATCTTTTGGTTCTTCTTCAGATAATTCCttttttgttgatattattgCTTGCTTTCCTGCCATTTTCAGAGCCCAGTTACTCATTGCACAAGAATTTTCACTATCAGATTCCTAGGACTACTGAGAAATATGGAGTCGAATTTTATGTGAAATCATTAGCATTTGATGAGCACTTTCCTCATGGTAGTCCTGCTCGAGCTCATGTTGAGAACAATGTGGTTAAGGATTACAAAACATTGCTTTGGAGGTATTGTAATGTAGAGCTACAGAAGCGCCATTGGAATAAGAATCTGCCTACTCCTCACTGCAATAAACTAGAAAATTTTGGACTAGCATAA
- the LOC123221561 gene encoding uncharacterized protein LOC123221561 → MFEERPRGQGGAPHGLILAVVVSIVVLVPFLFGDSGEAVTEFIAELLSPVGLLLLPIVLLLTIQFLSSDRGSFVSSFFSTGEPDSIHRVSGSPVGVALFLVLILFLLYNRVSIFGGDDDSGE, encoded by the coding sequence ATGTTTGAAGAGAGGCCACGCGGTCAAGGTGGAGCTCCTCACGGCCTGATACTGGCGGTGGTGGTGAGCATAGTGGTGCTGGTTCCGTTTCTGTTCGGTGACTCAGGCGAGGCCGTGACCGAGTTCATTGCCGAGCTCTTGAGCCCAGTGGGGCTTTTGCTCTTGCCTATTGTTCTCCTACTCACCATACAGTTTCTGTCGTCCGATCGTGGCTCATTTGTGTCCAGCTTTTTCTCCACCGGCGAGCCAGACTCCATTCACAGGGTTAGTGGGTCGCCTGTCGGTGTGGCGCTTTTCCTCgtgttgattttgtttttgctttacAATCGTGTATCGATCTTTGGCGGTGATGATGATTCTGGTGAATGA
- the LOC123220361 gene encoding protein pleiotropic regulatory locus 1-like, with the protein MPVQTVELEPVEPQSLKKLSLKSLKRTLDLFSPVHGLLAPSDPESKKIRTSHKINLEYGGIKSSSQSARHANSSAASSGNQQSGSFNVLALTGPEDSRDPQKGGSQNALVVGPSVQTKGPNNIGLQGKGTMVVSTSGSSERNYSTTALIERMPSKWPRPVWHPPWKCYRVISGHLGWVRSVAFDPSNTWFCTGSADRTIKIWDVAKGTLKLTLTGHIEQIRGLAVSKKHTYMFSAGDDKQVKCWDLEQNKVIRSYHGHLSGVYCLGLHPTIDILLTGGRDSVCRVWDIRTKMQIFALSGHENTVCSVFTRPTDPQVVTGSHDSTIKFWDLRYGKTMLTLTHHKKSVRAMASHPTENCFASASAENIKKFNLPQGEFLHNMLSQQKTIINAMAVNEDGVLATGGDNGSLWFWDWKSGHNFQQDQTIVQPGSLESEAGIYALSYDVTGSRLITCEADKTIKMWKEDETATPETHPLNFKPPKDIRRF; encoded by the exons atgcCCGTACAAACAGTGGAGTTGGAGCCCGTGGAGCCACAATCATTGAAGAAGCTTAGTCTCAAATCCCTAAAGCGAACTCTCGATCTCTTTAGCCCTGTTCATGGCCTCTTAGCTCCTTCCGATCCTGAGAG TAAAAAAATTCGCACGAGCCACAAG ATTAATCTTGAGTACGGAGGAATTAAAAGTTCGAGTCAATCTGCACGCCACGCTAATTCGAGTGCAGCGAGTAGCGGAAATCAACAGTCAGGATCTTTCAATGTCCTTGCTCTGACTG GGCCGGAGGATTCTAGAGATCCCCAGAAAGGAGGCTCCCAAAATGCTTTGGTTGTTGGTCCATCTGTGCAAACAAAGGGCCC aAATAATATTGGTCTTCAAGGGAAAGGCACTATGGTTGTTTCTACGTCTGGATCGTCTGAAAG GAATTATTCAACCACTGCATTGATTGAAAGAATGCCTAGCAAATGGCCACGGCCTGTATGGCATCCTCCATGGAAGTGCTACAGG GTCATTAGTGGCCATTTGGGATGGGTAAGGTCCGTTGCATTTGATCCTAGTAATACATGGTTTTGCACTGGCTCTGCAGACCGCACAATTAAG ATATGGGATGTTGCAAAAGGAACATTGAAGCTCACACTAACTGGACATATAGAGCAAATTCGAG GCCTTGCCGTCAGCAAAAAACATACCTATATGTTCTCTGCTGGTGATGACAAACAAGTTAAATGCTGGGACCTTGAGCAAAATAAG GTTATACGGTCTTATCATGGTCATTTAAGTGGTGTCTACTGCTTGGGTCTTCATCCAACCATCGATATATTACTTACAGGGGGACGCGATTCTGTCTGTCGG GTCTGGGATATTCGCACAAAGATGCAAATTTTTGCTTTATCTGGGCATGAAAATACAGTTTGCTCTGTTTTCACTAGACCAACG GATCCACAGGTAGTTACTGGCTCCCACGACTCGACCATTAAATTCTGGGACCTTAGATATG GAAAAACAATGTTGACTCTCACACATCATAAAAAATCTGTGCGAGCGATGGCATCACATCCTACAGA AAATTGTTTTGCATCTGCCTCAGCTGAAAATATAAAGAAGTTTAACCTTCCACAGGGAGAGTTTTTACACAACATGCT CTCACAGcagaaaactataattaatgcaATGGCTGTTAATGAGGATGGTGTGTTGGCTACAGGAG GTGACAATGGAAGTTTGTGGTTCTGGGATTGGAAGAGTGGTCACAATTTTCAGCAGGACCAAACAATTGTGCAGCCTG GGTCATTGGAGAGTGAAGCCGGTATCTATGCTCTCTCCTATGATGTTACTGGTTCTAGGCTTATTACATGTGAAGCTGACAAGACAATCAAAATGTGGAAAGAAGATGAAACTGCCACACCAGAAACCCATCCTCTCAACTTTAAGCCGCCAAAAGACATTCGGCGCTTCTAG
- the LOC123220534 gene encoding UDP-glucuronic acid decarboxylase 2-like, which yields MDSHDHLIHGSQTDQTQHPFLKRFTNSVRYMLGSQRLIFLFVGISIAALFFNRFPVSTSPPSHHHQIIDSGFQSHSTHLARRRVLYETHQEEKSSFGRTNAGGKVPLGLKRKALRILVTGGAGFVGSHLVDRLMERGDNVIVVDNFFTGRKDNLVHHFGNHRFELIRHDVVEPILLEVDQIYHLACPASPVHYKFNPVKTIKTNVVGTLNMLGLAKRVGARFLLTSTSEVYGDPLQHPQAETYWGNVNPIGVRSCYDEGKRTAETLSMDYHRGLGIEVRIARIFNTYGPRMCIDDGRVVSNFVAQALRKQPLTVYGDGKQTRSFQYVSDLVEGLLRLMEGEHVGPFNLGNPGEFTMLELAQVVQEVIDPNAKIEFRPNTEDDPHKRKPDITKAKKFLGWEPTVSLRNGLPLMVSDFKHRIFGNQKEGGATV from the exons ATGGATTCTCATGATCATTTGATCCATGGAAGCCAAACAGACCAAACACAACATCCATTTCTCAAAAGATTTACCAACTCAGTTCGCTACATGCTGGGCTCTCAGCGACTCATTTTTCTCTTCGTTGGAATTTCCATCGCAGCTCTCTTTTTCAACAGATTCCCTGTGTCAACTTCACCACCGTCACATCACCATCAGATAATCGACTCGGGTTTTCAATCCCACTCGACTCACTTGGCTCGCCGCCGGGTCCTCTACGAGACTCACCAGGAGGAAAAGTCGTCGTTTGGCCGCACAAATGCGGGTGGAAAAGTGCCTTTAGGCCTGAAAAGAAAAGCCTTGAGGATTCTAGTCACCGGTGGAGCTGGATTCGTGGGCAGCCACCTTGTGGACCGTCTGATGGAGAGAGGCGATAACGTGATAGTGGTTGATAATTTCTTCACGGGGAGAAAAGATAATCTGGTGCATCATTTCGGTAACCACCGGTTTGAGCTGATCAGACACGACGTCGTCGAGCCGATTCTTCTTGAAGTTGATCAGATCTACCACCTGGCCTGCCCCGCCTCTCCCGTTCATTACAAATTCAATCCCGTCAAGACTatt AAGACGAATGTGGTTGGGACACTGAACATGTTAGGTCTGGCGAAGAGAGTAGGTGCACGGTTCCTGTTAACCAGCACAAGTGAGGTGTACGGCGATCCTCTGCAGCACCCACAAGCCGAAACCTACTGGGGCAACGTCAACCCCATCG GTGTGAGGAGCTGCTATGACGAGGGAAAGCGCACAGCCGAGACCTTGTCCATGGACTATCACAGAGGACTTGGAATTGAg GTGAGGATTGCTAGGATTTTTAACACTTATGGACCACGTATGTGTATTGATGATGGTCGTGTGGTTAGCAATTTCGTTGCCCAG GCATTGAGGAAGCAGCCATTGACTGTGTATGGGGACGGCAAGCAAACCAGGAGCTTCCAATACGTTTCAGACTTG GTAGAGGGTCTACTTCGTCTTATGGAAGGTGAACATGTCGGTCCTTTCAATCTCGGTAACCCTGGTGAATTTACCATGCTTGAACTCGCACAG GTGGTCCAAGAAGTGATAGATCCAAATGCTAAAATAGAGTTTAGGCCTAACACAGAGGATGACCCACACAAGAGAAAGCCAGACATTACCAAAGCAAAAAAGTTTCTAGGGTGGGAGCCCACCGTCTCCCTCCGGAACGGCCTGCCTCTCATGGTTTCTGACTTCAAACACCGCATCTTTGGCAACCAAAAGGAAGGTGGCGCCACCGTTTAA
- the LOC123221899 gene encoding eukaryotic translation initiation factor 2 subunit gamma-like, which translates to MSKKGLMEQDLSKLDVTKLHPLSPEVISRQATINIGTIGHVAHGKSTVVKAISGVQTVRFKNELERNITIKLGYANAKIYKCEDDRCPRPMCYKAYGSGKEDSPMCDVPGYENYRMKLLRHVSFVDCPGHDILMATMLNGAAIMDGALLLIAANESCPQPQTSEHLAAVEIMRLQHIIILQNKVDLIQENVAINQHEAIQKFIQGTVADGAPVVPISAQLKYNIDVVCEYIVKKIPIPERNFTSPPNMIVIRSFDVNKPGFEVDEIKGGVAGGSILRGVLKVNQFIEVRPGIVVKDENGNIKCTPIYSRIVSLFAEQNELQFAVPGGLIGVGTTMDPTLTRADRLVGQVLGEVGSLPEVFVELEVNFFLLRRLLGVRTKGSERQGKVSKLAKAEILMLNIGSMSTGARVIAVKNDLAKLQLTSPVCTSKGEKIALSRRVEKHWRLIGWGQIQAGTTLDVPACPPLA; encoded by the exons ATGTCGAAGAAAGGTTTAATGGAGCAAGACTTGAGTAAATTGGATGTGACAAAGTTGCATCCACTTTCTCCTGAAGTCATCTCTAGGCAGGCGACTATAAATATAG GCACCATTGGTCATGTGGCACATGGAAAATCAACTGTTGTGAAGGCGATATCTGGTGTTCAG ACTGTTCGGTTTAAAAATGAGTTGGAGCGTAATATTACAATCAAGCTGGGGTATGCAAATGCAAAAATTTACAAATGTGAAGATGATCGATGCCCTCGACCTATGTGCTACAA gGCATATGGGAGTGGCAAGGAGGATAGTCCTATGTGTGATGTGCCCGGTTATGAAAACTACAGGATGAAATTGCTGAGGCATGTCTCTTTTGTCGATTGCCCA GGTCATGATATTCTCATGGCTACAATGCTTAATGGAGCAGCAATTATGGATGGGGCGTTACTTCTCATAGCTGCCAATGAAAGTTGTCCCCAACCACAAACTTCCGAGCATCTTGCTGCCGTTGAAATCATGCGCCTTcaacatatcataattcttcaAAATAAAGTTGATCTCATTCAGGAAAATGTAGCCATTAACCAACATGAGGCcattcaaaaatttatccaG GGAACTGTTGCAGATGGTGCTCCAGTTGTGCCGATTTCTGCACAGCTGAAATACAACATTGATGTTGTTTGTGAATACATTGTTAAAAAGATTCCCATTCCAGAGAGGAACTTCACCTCACCACCTAATATGATTGTTATCCGTTCATTTGATGTCAATAAGCCTGGGTTTGAGGTTGATGAGATAAAAGGTGGTGTAGCTGGTGGAAGTATCCTTAGG GGTGTTTTGAAAGTAAACCAATTTATTGAGGTTCGACCTGGTATTGTTGTTAAAGATGAGAATGGGAATATAAAGTGCACACCAATATATTCTAGAATAGTTTCATTATTTGCTGAGCAAAACGAACTACAGTTTGCTGTACCTGGAGGTCTCATTGGTGTTGGCACAACCATGGATCCTACTTTGACACGTGCAGATAGGTTGGTCGGTCAGGTTCTTGGGGAAGTTGGATCACTCCCTGAAGTTTTTGTTGAGCTTGAG GTGAACTTCTTCCTACTGCGTCGGCTTCTTGGTGTCAGGACAAAGGGCTCAGAAAGGCAGGGAAAAGTCTCAAAGCTTGCCAAGGCCGAGATACTTATGTTGAATATAGGGTCTATGTCAACTGGTGCTAGGGTTATTGCCGTAAAGAATGATTTAGCAAAACTGCAACTCACATCTCCAGTGTGTACCAGCAAGGGTGAGAAGATTGCTCTCAGTCGGAGAGTTGAGAAGCACTGGCGTCTTATTGGGTGGGGTCAGATTCAAGCTGGAACCACGCTAGATGTTCCTGCCTGTCCCCCGCTAGCGTGA
- the LOC123220248 gene encoding 60S ribosomal protein L22-2-like: MSRGSGAATGAKGKKKGATFTIDCAKPVEDKIMDIASLEKFLQERIKVGGKAGALGDSVTVTREKTKITVTSDSNFSKRYLKYLTKKYLKKHNVRDWLRVIASNKDRNVYELRYFNIAENEGEEGD, from the exons ATGAGCAGAGGAAGCGGAGCGGCCACTGGGGCCaaaggaaagaagaaaggaGCAACATTCACCATCGACTGTGCTAAGCCAGTGGAGGATAAGATCATGGACATCGCCTCACTAGAAAAATTCCTCCAAGAGCGTATCAAAGTTGGCGGCAAAGCTGGCGCTCTTGGTGACTCCGTTACCGTCACACGTGAGAAGACTAAGATCACTGTCACCTCAGACTCCAACTTCTCGAAAAG GTACCTTAAGTACTTGACAAAGAAGTATCTGAAGAAGCACAACGTGCGAGACTGGCTTCGGGTAATTGCTTCCAACAAGGACCGTAATGTTTATGAACTCAGATACTTCAACATTGCTGAAAATGAGGGTGAGGAGGGAGATTAA
- the LOC123220472 gene encoding vitellogenin-2-like, with product MEGGGRVGVGVVEDDTGDGMQCSDHPYRNNPGGICAYCLQEKLGKLVSSSFPLPVRGSSSSSSSPPFSFDISGGVAAGAGGCVTATSSSSASLALSLSVRPRTTSKSRRNDNANDRHCQEYYTRRARIPFLLAKKKKKIMVASSDRAADIVFKRSKSTATPRRGHLLDADEGEVFSPRKRGGFWSFLYHSSLRSNATKKADKISTLTSTTTNGSHVKSKERGLGSSLSRKSDIVVNEEDDSPNGQATASASSFERKVSRSRSLGCGSRSFSGDFFERISTGFGDCTLRRVESQREGKHKVNNTTSSHMKERVKCGGIFGGFIMTSSSSSSSSSSYWLSSSAEDHVNGKPTAAAAGPLTHGRSKSWGRAFASPMRAFTKPSSKHANKNTTPNLAAIPSLLAVRG from the coding sequence ATGGAAGGTGGAGGAAGAGTTGGTGTTGGTGTTGTTGAAGATGACACGGGAGATGGCATGCAGTGCAGTGATCATCCTTACAGAAACAACCCAGGTGGGATCTGTGCTTATTGTCTTCAAGAAAAGCTTGGAAAGTTGGTTTCTTCCTCTTTTCCTTTACCTGTTCGtggctcttcttcttcttcttcttctcctcctttCAGTTTTGACATTAGTGGTGGTGTTGCTGCTGGTGCTGGTGGTTGTGTTACTgctacttcttcttcttcagcttcTCTTGCACTTTCTCTTTCTGTTCGCCCCAGAACCACCTCTAAAAGTCGTCGAAATGATAATGCCAATGATCGTCATTGTCAAGAATATTATACGAGGCGGGCCAGGATCCCTTTTCTTTtagcaaagaagaagaagaaaatcatgGTGGCATCATCAGATCGTGCGGCAGATATTGTTTTCAAGAGAAGCAAGTCCACTGCCACTCCACGAAGAGGCCATTTGTTGGATGCTGATGAAGGTGAAGTTTTTAGCCCCAGAAAGCGAGGTGGGTTTTGGTCATTTCTTTACCATTCCTCTCTAAGGTCAAACGCCACAAAGAAAGCGGACAAGATCTCAACTTTAACATCAACTACCACAAATGGCTCTCATGTGAAGTCAAAAGAGAGAGGCTTGGGCTCTTCACTTTCAAGGAAAAGTGATATTGTTGTCAATGAGGAAGATGATAGTCCCAACGGTCAAGCAACTGCCTCAGCTTCATCTTTTGAGCGTAAAGTCTCGAGATCCAGATCTTTAGGGTGTGGAAGCAGGAGTTTTTCTGGCGATTTCTTTGAAAGAATCTCTACAGGTTTTGGAGACTGTACTCTCAGAAGAGTTGAGTCTCAAAGAGAAGGCAAACACAAGGTGAACAACACAACTTCATCTCACATGAAAGAAAGAGTTAAATGTGGTGGGATTTTCGGTGGGTTTATCATGACATCATCttcctcttcatcatcttcatcatcatattGGCTTTCATCTTCTGCAGAAGATCATGTGAATGGGAAACCAACAGCCGCTGCTGCAGGTCCACTCACTCATGGAAGAAGTAAAAGCTGGGGAAGGGCTTTTGCTAGTCCCATGAGAGCTTTCACCAAACCCTCTTCTAAGCATGCAAATAAAAACACTACCCCAAATTTAGCAGCCATTCCTTCATTGTTGGCTGTGAGAGGCTAA
- the LOC123221562 gene encoding peroxisomal fatty acid beta-oxidation multifunctional protein MFP2-like: MCRDDVKALVITGAKGKFCGGFDIASVSGYRGGKRELSFDAKSVEILTDTLEAARKPSVAAIEGFALGGGIEIAMVCNALIAAPSAQLGLTELTLGVIPGFGGTQRLPRLVGITKSLEMMLTSKLVKGEEAHDLGLVDAVVAPDQLISTARRWALKCQRPWVSTLYRTDKLEPLREARKIFKLARAQARKRTPNLKHPAVCINVIEEGVVSGPRVGLLKVLTCSKFSFLPSSCHYFVISDTSKSLVHIFFAQRGTSKVPSITDLGLTPRQVNKVAILGGGLMGSGIATAFILCNFPVVLKEVKVKILAAGIYKARANLQGHLKTGQMTQEKLDKAMSLLEGALDYDSFKEVDMVIEAVTENVSSKKKIFADLEKHCPPHCILVSNTSTIDLNSIGERTKSQDRIVGAHFCGPAHATHFLEIVRTNRTSPQVIVDLLDICKRMKKAPVVVCNCTGFAVNRMFFPYTMAAFLLVEHGTDLYRIDRAITKFGMPMGPFRLTDLVGFGVAMATGLRFLENFPERTYKSMLVPIMQEDHKGGETTGKGFYLYDDKGKARPDPELKKYIEQARSISGVTIDPKFCKFSEEDIVEMIFFPVVNEACRLLAEGIAVKAADLDVAAVMGLGFPAYRGGIMFWADSLASKYIYSVLVEWSKPKVYGEFFKPCGFLAEKASNGAPLSAPVEQAKSKL, from the exons CTGCAAGAAAACCTTCAGTTGCTGCCATTGAGGGATTTGCTTTGGGTGGAGGAATAGAGATTGCAATG GTATGCAATGCACTGATAGCAGCCCCCAGTGCACAGTTAGGCCTTACTGAACTAACACTAGGAGTTATTCCTGGATTTGGAG GAACACAGCGACTTCCACGTCTTGTTGGTATTACAAAGTCCCTTGAAATGATGTTG ACTTCAAAACTAGTTAAAGGGGAGGAAGCTCATGATTTGGGTCTAGTAGATGCCGTTGTTGCACCTGATCAGTTGATAAGCACTGCACGTCGGTGGGCTCTGAAGTGTCAAAGACCATGGGTTTCGACTCTTTACAGGACTGATAAGTTAGAGCCCCTCAGGGAGGCAAGGAAAATATTCAAGCTTGCGCGGGCTCAGGCAAGGAAGCGAACTCCAAATCTCAAACATCCAGCGGTTTGCATTAATGTTATTGAAGAAGGTGTGGTATCTGGTCCTCGGGTTGGACTTTTGAAGGTCCTTACATGCTCCAAATTTTCTTTCCTTCCCTCCAGTTGTCATTA CTTTGTAATCTCTGACACCAGCAAAAGTTTGGTTCATATCTTCTTTGCTCAACGTGGAACCTCAAAG GTTCCCAGTATAACTGATCTTGGTTTGACGCCACGGCAAGTGAATAAGGTTGCAATTCTTGGCGGAGGACTAATGGGCTCTGGAATAGCTACTGCATTCATTCTTTGTAATTTTCCGGTGGTTCTTAAAGAAGTAAAAGTGAAGATCCTGGCAGCTGGGATCTATAAAGCCAGAG cAAATCTGCAAGGCCATCTCAAGACAGGACAAATGACTCAGGAAAAGTTGGACAAGGCCATGTCTCTTCTTGAAGGTGCTTTGGACTATGACAGCTTCAAAGAGGTTGATATGGTCATAGAG GCTGTTACTGAAAATGTTTCTtcgaagaaaaaaatttttgctGATCTTGAAAAACATTGTCCACCACATTGCATACTTGTAAGTAACACTTCCACGATTGACTTGAATTCGATTGGCGAGCGTACGAAGTCCCAGGATCGGATTGTTGGAGCCCATTTCTGCGG TCCGGCTCACGCCACGCATTTCTTGGAAATTGTTCGTACCAATAGGACTTCTCCGCAAGTGATCGTGGACTTGCTAGACATTTGTAAAAGGATGAAGAAGGCTCCAGTTGTGGTCTGTAATTGCACAGGTTTTGCTGTCAACAGGATGTTCTTCCCTTACACAATGGCTGCTTTTTTGCTTGTTGAACATGGAACAGATCTGTATAGAATCGATAGGGCCATTACCAAATTTGGAATGCCAATGGGTCCTTTCAG ATTGACTGACCTTGTTGGTTTTGGAGTGGCAATGGCAACTGGCCTGCGATTTCTTGAGAATTTCCCTGAGAGGACCTATAAATCAATGCTTGTCCCGATCATGCAAGAGGATCATAAAGGAG GTGAAACCACAGGCAAAGGATTCTACTTGTATGATGATAAAGGCAAAGCTAGACCAGATCCTGAACTAAAGAAATACATTGAGCAGGCTAGGAGCATTTCTGGTGTTACCATTGACCCAAAG TTTTGTAAATTTTCAGAGGAGGACATTGTGGAGATGATATTCTTCCCAGTGGTTAATGAAGCCTGTCGACTCTTAGCCGAAGGTATTGCAGTCAAAGCAGCCGACCTTGATGTTGCTGCTGTTATGGGCCTGGGCTTCCCAGCTTACag gGGAGGAATCATGTTCTGGGCGGACTCTCTGGCATCCAAATACATTTATTCAGTATTGGTAGAATGGTCAAAGCCAAAGGTGTATGGAGAATTTTTCAAGCCCTGTGGCTTCTTGGCTGAAAAAGCTTCAAATGGGGCTCCTCTG AGTGCTCCGGTGGAACAGgccaaatcaaaattataa